The following are from one region of the Microbacterium paraoxydans genome:
- a CDS encoding alpha/beta hydrolase family protein: MTAEPTPVRIEVALPTGTTTVSADWTPGIRDDVVLIAHGAGAGKDHPFLVGYDRALVALGYATLRFSFPYAEQGRRMPGPAAHAVATWDAVVADARVRAPRAAVWATGKSYGGRMASLAAAEGLVVEGLVYLGYPLHPPGRPDKPRVAHLPSITVPQLFIEGTADPFIQPIAQLDDAVAGCQDARVHWVEGGGHSFEVKGNRRPPAEVGADIAPVVDAFVAARRG; the protein is encoded by the coding sequence GTGACCGCGGAGCCCACGCCGGTCCGCATCGAGGTCGCACTGCCGACCGGTACGACGACGGTGTCCGCCGACTGGACACCGGGCATCCGTGACGACGTCGTCCTGATCGCCCACGGGGCCGGAGCCGGGAAGGACCACCCCTTCCTCGTCGGGTACGACCGCGCACTCGTGGCGCTCGGGTACGCGACGCTGCGTTTCAGCTTCCCGTACGCCGAGCAGGGACGCCGCATGCCCGGTCCGGCCGCGCACGCCGTCGCGACGTGGGACGCCGTGGTCGCCGACGCCCGCGTACGAGCGCCACGAGCCGCCGTGTGGGCCACCGGGAAGTCCTATGGCGGGCGCATGGCGTCCCTGGCCGCGGCGGAGGGACTCGTCGTGGAGGGCCTCGTCTACCTCGGCTACCCGCTCCATCCGCCCGGCCGCCCGGACAAGCCCCGGGTCGCCCATCTGCCGTCGATCACCGTCCCGCAACTCTTCATCGAGGGCACGGCGGACCCGTTCATCCAGCCGATCGCCCAGCTCGACGACGCCGTCGCCGGCTGCCAGGACGCCAGGGTGCACTGGGTCGAGGGCGGCGGGCACTCCTTCGAGGTCAAGGGGAACCGGCGCCCGCCGGCCGAGGTCGGCGCGGACATCGCGCCCGTGGTCGACGCCTTCGTCGCAGCACGACGGGGCTGA
- a CDS encoding aminopeptidase P family protein produces MSTGENDTIADETVEAPVENSSTNRKQPFPQGFLDTISTGWAERPDTLPAPRAQAAYAERRRAAVSAAFPGKRLVIPAGSLKQRSNDTDYVFRAHSAFAHLTGWGSDAEPDSVLVFEPTHDGHDVTLYFRERADRTTTEFYADATVGEFWIGPRPSLAGVAADLQVATAHLHEFAPVDGELVLEEDESLTRFVSELRLIKDDFEIAEMRRAVEITARGFDDIIRELPAAVAHARGERVVEGVFHRRAREDGNGEGYDTIAASGPHACYLHWTRNDGTVIPGDLILVDAGVEADSLYTADITRTLPVSGTFTEVQRRVYETVREAADAALAAAKVGVRFRDVHAAAMSVIAARTAEWGLLPVTAEEALDAEAGGQHRRYMVHGTSHHLGIDVHDCAQARREMYYDGILTPGMVFTIEPGLYFQIDDLTVPAELRGIGVRIEDDILMTEDGPVNLSADIPRTADEVEAWMARLQR; encoded by the coding sequence ATGAGCACCGGAGAAAACGACACGATCGCTGACGAGACCGTCGAAGCCCCCGTCGAGAACAGCTCGACCAACCGCAAGCAGCCGTTCCCGCAGGGGTTCCTCGACACCATCTCCACCGGGTGGGCCGAGCGTCCGGATACCCTGCCCGCGCCGCGCGCCCAGGCCGCGTACGCCGAGCGCCGCCGGGCCGCCGTCTCGGCCGCTTTCCCCGGCAAGCGGCTCGTGATCCCCGCCGGCTCGCTCAAGCAGCGCAGCAACGACACCGACTACGTCTTCCGCGCGCACTCCGCCTTCGCGCACCTCACCGGCTGGGGGTCCGACGCGGAGCCCGACTCGGTGCTCGTCTTCGAGCCGACGCACGACGGGCACGACGTCACGCTGTACTTCCGCGAGCGCGCCGACCGCACGACGACGGAGTTCTATGCCGACGCCACCGTGGGCGAGTTCTGGATCGGTCCGCGTCCGTCGCTGGCCGGCGTCGCCGCCGACCTGCAGGTGGCCACGGCCCACCTGCACGAGTTCGCCCCGGTCGACGGCGAGCTCGTCCTCGAGGAGGATGAGTCCCTCACCCGTTTCGTCTCGGAGCTGCGACTCATCAAGGACGACTTCGAGATCGCCGAGATGCGGCGGGCCGTGGAGATCACCGCACGGGGCTTCGACGACATCATCCGCGAGCTCCCGGCCGCCGTCGCGCACGCCCGGGGCGAGCGCGTCGTCGAGGGAGTCTTCCACCGGCGCGCCCGCGAGGACGGCAACGGCGAGGGATACGACACGATCGCCGCGTCCGGGCCGCACGCCTGCTACCTGCACTGGACGCGCAACGACGGCACCGTCATCCCCGGAGACCTCATCCTCGTCGACGCCGGCGTGGAGGCCGACAGCCTGTACACCGCCGACATCACCCGTACCCTGCCGGTGTCCGGGACGTTCACAGAGGTGCAGCGCCGCGTCTACGAGACGGTGCGCGAGGCGGCCGACGCCGCCCTCGCCGCGGCCAAGGTCGGCGTCCGCTTCCGCGACGTCCACGCGGCGGCCATGTCCGTGATCGCCGCCCGCACCGCGGAATGGGGCCTGCTCCCCGTCACCGCCGAGGAGGCCCTCGACGCGGAGGCGGGCGGCCAGCACCGGCGCTACATGGTGCACGGCACGTCGCATCACCTCGGCATCGACGTGCACGACTGCGCTCAGGCGCGCCGCGAGATGTACTACGACGGCATCCTCACGCCGGGCATGGTCTTCACGATCGAACCGGGACTGTACTTCCAGATCGACGACCTCACGGTACCCGCCGAGCTGCGCGGCATCGGCGTCCGCATCGAGGACGACATCCTGATGACCGAGGACGGCCCGGTCAACCTCTCCGCGGACATCCCCCGCACGGCCGATGAGGTCGAGGCCTGGATGGCCCGTCTGCAGCGCTGA
- a CDS encoding endonuclease/exonuclease/phosphatase family protein — translation MFRLLGILLTVLFAIAAAVVVWPQFFNLEQTYPFAQLVAARGLVLGGFLVIAVLALLLLLARPLRGFAASVLIVALLGAAATGAIGATRGFGVAAIPERTDTSLRVLTWNTAGEAVSAEQIAQEILEQEADVVALPETTEEVGERIALMLREQGHPMWVHHVQFRPDVEDGPQSWQTTVLVAPELGEYSVIESSKDGSNNTGSVPSAVLMPIDGDGPTIVAVHAVAPRMEEMQQWQSDLQWIADQCPAGDFILAGDFNATVDHMASLGIDGGDMGYCRDAASRTGNGMSGTWPSSFPALAGAPIDHVMASPNWRPTGSAVLEDAGGSDHRALIVQLEPTG, via the coding sequence ATGTTTCGACTCCTGGGGATCCTGCTCACCGTGCTCTTCGCGATCGCGGCGGCGGTCGTGGTGTGGCCGCAGTTCTTCAACCTCGAGCAGACGTACCCGTTCGCGCAGCTCGTGGCCGCCCGCGGCCTCGTGCTCGGCGGGTTCCTGGTCATCGCGGTGCTGGCGCTGCTGCTCCTGCTCGCCCGGCCGCTGCGCGGCTTCGCGGCGTCCGTCCTGATCGTCGCCCTGCTCGGCGCCGCCGCGACCGGGGCGATCGGAGCGACGCGGGGGTTCGGCGTGGCCGCCATTCCCGAGCGGACCGACACGAGCCTGCGGGTGCTCACCTGGAACACCGCGGGTGAGGCCGTCTCCGCCGAGCAGATCGCCCAGGAGATCCTGGAGCAGGAGGCCGACGTGGTGGCACTGCCCGAGACCACCGAGGAGGTCGGCGAGCGGATCGCGCTCATGCTCCGCGAGCAGGGGCATCCGATGTGGGTGCATCACGTGCAGTTCCGCCCGGACGTGGAGGACGGCCCGCAATCGTGGCAGACGACGGTCCTCGTGGCCCCCGAGCTCGGCGAGTACTCCGTCATCGAGTCGTCGAAGGACGGGAGCAACAACACCGGATCCGTGCCCAGCGCCGTGCTGATGCCGATCGACGGCGACGGTCCGACGATCGTCGCCGTGCACGCGGTCGCGCCGCGCATGGAGGAGATGCAGCAGTGGCAGAGTGATCTGCAGTGGATCGCCGACCAGTGCCCCGCGGGTGACTTCATCCTCGCCGGCGACTTCAACGCCACCGTGGATCACATGGCCTCCCTCGGCATCGACGGCGGCGACATGGGGTACTGCCGCGACGCCGCCTCCCGGACCGGGAACGGGATGTCCGGAACCTGGCCGAGCTCGTTCCCTGCCCTCGCCGGCGCCCCCATCGACCACGTGATGGCCTCCCCCAACTGGCGACCCACGGGTTCCGCCGTCCTCGAGGATGCCGGCGGGAGCGATCATCGCGCCCTCATCGTGCAGCTCGAGCCGACCGGCTGA
- a CDS encoding PHP domain-containing protein: MPVPPAGPADLHLHSNHSDGTEAPGEVMRQAHRHGVRTAALTDHDRTTGWTEAGDAAVALGMTFLPGMELSAKHEWRSVHVLGYLFDPDDAALRAETDRIRNDRIGRAERIVRNIGRDYDLHWDDVLAQTTLDATVGRPHIADALVARGIVRDRGEAFDGILHPREGYYEPHYAPDPLTAVRLITQAGGVAIIAHPVTAGRDRMMPVPYIERLIDAGLAGFEVDHRENTTAGKKLLRELAARHDLIVTGSSDYHGTGKPNVPGENTTAEDMVARIMDRASGSGPRRP, translated from the coding sequence ATGCCCGTTCCGCCCGCCGGTCCCGCCGATCTGCACCTGCACTCCAATCACTCCGATGGCACCGAGGCGCCGGGCGAGGTCATGAGACAGGCGCATCGACACGGCGTGCGGACCGCCGCGCTCACGGACCACGACCGCACCACCGGCTGGACGGAGGCCGGGGACGCCGCCGTCGCCCTCGGTATGACCTTCCTTCCCGGGATGGAGCTCTCCGCCAAGCACGAGTGGCGCAGCGTGCACGTGCTCGGCTATCTCTTCGATCCGGACGACGCGGCGCTGCGGGCCGAGACCGACCGGATCCGGAACGACCGCATCGGAAGAGCGGAGCGCATCGTCCGAAACATCGGCCGCGACTATGACCTGCATTGGGACGACGTCCTGGCCCAGACCACGCTCGACGCGACCGTCGGCCGCCCGCACATCGCCGACGCGCTGGTGGCGCGCGGCATCGTGCGTGATCGGGGCGAGGCCTTCGACGGCATCCTCCACCCGCGGGAGGGCTACTACGAGCCGCACTACGCTCCGGACCCGCTGACGGCCGTGCGACTGATCACTCAGGCGGGAGGTGTGGCGATCATCGCCCATCCGGTCACGGCCGGCCGGGACCGGATGATGCCGGTGCCGTACATCGAGCGTCTGATCGACGCGGGGTTGGCCGGGTTCGAGGTGGATCACCGGGAGAACACGACCGCCGGCAAGAAGCTGCTGCGCGAGCTGGCAGCCCGGCACGACCTCATCGTCACCGGGTCCAGCGATTACCACGGCACCGGAAAACCGAACGTTCCGGGAGAGAACACCACGGCGGAGGACATGGTCGCCCGGATCATGGATCGCGCCTCCGGCTCCGGTCCGCGGCGTCCCTGA
- a CDS encoding DUF817 domain-containing protein encodes MQRPTSLERRVDATARRLLRAVPTTGFRAGLAEFVVFVLKQAWACVFGAALLVVIVAARLWYPDDAALARNDALTIAAVLIQVAMLVFRLESGRELWVIVLFHITGTAMELFKTDVGSWAYAADGILRIGGVPLFSGFMYAAVGSYMVRVYRLFDLGFTRYPRRWLTAVLAAAIYVNFFTHHWWWDARWVLLAGVIVLWLPTIMHARVWRRTIRLPLLAVFAGVAVFIYLAENIGTWAGAWAYPDQADVWQPVSLSKLSSWFLLMIISVVLVAWVYPPQVPAALLENEGRRTEDRAAPLGR; translated from the coding sequence ATGCAACGTCCCACCTCCCTGGAGCGCCGCGTCGACGCGACCGCTCGCCGACTCCTCCGCGCGGTGCCGACCACGGGCTTCCGCGCCGGGCTCGCCGAGTTCGTCGTGTTCGTGCTGAAACAGGCATGGGCGTGCGTGTTCGGAGCGGCCCTGCTGGTGGTGATCGTCGCGGCCCGCCTCTGGTATCCCGACGACGCGGCACTGGCCCGCAACGATGCGCTGACGATCGCGGCCGTCCTGATCCAGGTGGCGATGCTCGTGTTCCGCCTCGAGAGCGGACGTGAACTCTGGGTGATCGTGCTCTTCCACATCACCGGCACCGCGATGGAGCTGTTCAAGACCGACGTCGGCTCCTGGGCGTACGCGGCGGACGGCATCCTCCGTATCGGCGGTGTCCCGCTGTTCAGCGGTTTCATGTACGCGGCCGTCGGTTCCTACATGGTGCGCGTGTATCGGCTGTTCGACCTCGGGTTCACCCGCTACCCCCGCCGGTGGTTGACGGCTGTGCTGGCCGCCGCGATCTACGTCAACTTCTTCACCCACCACTGGTGGTGGGATGCGCGCTGGGTGCTCTTGGCAGGGGTCATCGTGCTGTGGCTGCCCACGATCATGCATGCCCGCGTATGGCGCCGCACCATCCGGCTGCCGCTCCTGGCCGTCTTCGCCGGAGTGGCGGTGTTCATCTATCTGGCCGAGAACATCGGCACCTGGGCGGGTGCCTGGGCGTATCCCGACCAGGCGGATGTGTGGCAGCCCGTGTCCCTGAGCAAACTCAGTTCGTGGTTCCTGCTGATGATCATCTCGGTCGTACTCGTCGCCTGGGTCTACCCGCCGCAGGTCCCGGCTGCACTCCTGGAGAACGAAGGGCGCCGCACGGAAGACCGTGCGGCGCCCCTCGGACGATGA
- a CDS encoding DEAD/DEAH box helicase translates to MTSFAELGIDQDIVDALAAKGIVDAFPIQEQTIPLGLPGQDIIGQAKTGTGKTFGFGIPVVQRLGKDPEPGVKALIVVPTRELAVQVYEDIDLLTSNRSTSVVAIYGGKAYEGQIDQLKAGAQIVVGTPGRLIDLAGQRLLDLSNATEVVLDEADKMLDLGFLADIEKIFQKVPAVRHTQLFSATMPGPIVALARRFMTNPIHIRANDPDEGLTQANIKHLVYRAHSLDKDEVIARILQAEGRGKTVIFTRTKRAAQRLVDELTDRGFNVGGVHGDMGQDQRERSMAAFKAGKKDVLVATDVAARGIDVDDVTHVINHTIPDEEKTYLHRAGRTGRAGKTGIAVTFVDWEDLHKWALINRALEFGQPEPIETYSSSPHLYTDLDIPEGTKGRLVSAPKKEAVKTERSRRPERAADAAAEGTGEGGTRRRRRRRTGSTPVGSTFAEGASEGGSAEGSTAQAADRGAEGAGTHDGAGKEHHDGKPAPARRRRRRRGGSGTGAAPVTGA, encoded by the coding sequence GTGACAAGTTTCGCCGAACTCGGCATCGACCAGGACATCGTCGACGCACTGGCAGCGAAGGGCATCGTCGATGCCTTCCCGATCCAGGAGCAGACCATCCCCCTCGGCCTCCCCGGCCAGGACATCATCGGGCAGGCCAAGACCGGTACGGGCAAGACCTTCGGCTTCGGCATCCCGGTCGTGCAGCGACTCGGGAAGGACCCGGAGCCGGGCGTCAAGGCCCTCATCGTCGTCCCCACCCGTGAGCTCGCGGTGCAGGTCTACGAGGACATCGACCTCCTCACGAGCAACCGCTCCACGAGCGTCGTCGCCATCTACGGCGGCAAGGCCTATGAGGGGCAGATCGACCAGCTCAAGGCCGGCGCGCAGATCGTCGTCGGGACGCCGGGTCGTCTCATCGACCTCGCCGGCCAGCGCCTGCTCGATCTCTCGAACGCGACCGAGGTCGTGCTCGACGAGGCCGACAAGATGCTCGACCTCGGCTTCCTGGCCGACATCGAGAAGATCTTCCAGAAGGTGCCGGCGGTGCGGCACACCCAGCTCTTCTCCGCGACCATGCCCGGTCCGATCGTCGCGCTCGCGCGGCGGTTCATGACCAACCCCATCCACATCCGCGCCAACGACCCGGACGAGGGTCTGACGCAGGCGAACATCAAGCACCTCGTCTACCGCGCACACTCGCTCGACAAGGACGAGGTCATCGCCCGCATCCTGCAGGCCGAGGGGCGCGGCAAGACCGTGATCTTCACGCGGACGAAACGTGCGGCGCAGCGCCTCGTCGACGAGCTCACCGACCGCGGCTTCAACGTGGGCGGCGTGCACGGCGACATGGGCCAGGATCAGCGCGAGCGCTCCATGGCCGCGTTCAAGGCCGGCAAGAAGGACGTTCTCGTGGCGACCGATGTCGCCGCGCGCGGCATCGACGTTGATGACGTCACGCACGTCATCAACCACACGATCCCCGACGAGGAGAAGACGTACCTGCACCGCGCGGGACGCACCGGCCGCGCGGGGAAGACCGGCATCGCCGTCACCTTCGTCGACTGGGAGGACCTGCACAAGTGGGCCCTCATCAACCGTGCCCTCGAGTTCGGCCAGCCCGAGCCCATCGAGACCTACTCCTCGAGCCCGCACCTCTACACCGACCTCGACATCCCCGAGGGGACGAAGGGCCGGCTCGTGAGCGCGCCGAAGAAGGAGGCGGTCAAGACCGAGCGCTCCCGTCGCCCGGAGCGCGCTGCCGACGCCGCCGCTGAAGGGACCGGGGAGGGCGGCACGCGCCGCCGTCGCCGCCGCCGCACGGGTTCCACGCCCGTCGGCTCGACCTTCGCCGAAGGGGCGAGCGAGGGAGGATCCGCCGAGGGCTCGACCGCGCAGGCCGCCGACCGCGGCGCCGAGGGCGCCGGCACGCACGACGGCGCCGGCAAGGAGCACCACGATGGCAAGCCCGCTCCGGCGCGTCGTCGCCGCCGTCGTCGCGGCGGCTCCGGCACCGGAGCGGCACCCGTCACGGGCGCCTGA
- a CDS encoding ferritin-like fold-containing protein codes for MVKWFWQRDAAPRRTLALRSRGEQSDATRVDFAELAPELDRFLGQAAYLQLGYFETLTRLIRATPELAEKESLSRAAGAALTKHRGIVDIIAARGQDPTQLMLPFREHLDAFRRKTIGARPRETLLAVYITAGMLDDFYLALASSYGETGRRVAEILREDDARHEIVAIIQETIESDEEWRSLLSMWARRLVGDTILVCRAALRPELLAVEEARIEPVYTELMGAHARRMDAMGLAS; via the coding sequence GTGGTTAAGTGGTTCTGGCAGCGCGACGCCGCGCCGCGACGCACCTTGGCGCTGCGCAGCCGGGGCGAGCAGAGCGATGCGACGCGCGTCGACTTCGCGGAGCTGGCGCCTGAGCTCGACCGGTTCCTCGGCCAGGCGGCCTACCTCCAGCTCGGCTACTTCGAGACGCTGACGCGGCTCATCCGCGCGACTCCCGAGCTGGCCGAGAAGGAGTCGCTGTCGCGGGCCGCCGGTGCCGCGCTCACCAAGCACCGGGGCATCGTCGACATCATCGCGGCACGTGGCCAGGACCCGACGCAGCTCATGCTCCCGTTCCGCGAGCACCTGGACGCGTTCCGGCGCAAGACCATCGGGGCGCGCCCGCGCGAGACCCTGCTCGCGGTCTACATCACGGCAGGCATGCTCGACGACTTCTACCTCGCGCTCGCCTCGAGCTACGGCGAGACGGGGCGGCGGGTCGCCGAGATCCTGCGCGAGGACGACGCGCGCCACGAGATCGTCGCGATCATCCAGGAGACGATCGAGAGCGACGAGGAGTGGCGCTCGCTGCTGTCCATGTGGGCACGACGCCTCGTGGGGGACACGATCCTCGTCTGCCGTGCGGCGCTGCGGCCGGAGCTCCTCGCCGTGGAGGAGGCCCGCATCGAGCCGGTGTACACCGAGCTCATGGGAGCGCACGCCCGCCGCATGGATGCGATGGGCCTCGCGTCCTAG
- a CDS encoding DUF3107 domain-containing protein, translating into MEIRIGIINTGRELSFDTAATADEVRSQVSAALEQSASHLSFADVKGNSYIVPTANLAYIELGTEESRRVGFVA; encoded by the coding sequence GTGGAAATCCGCATCGGCATCATCAACACCGGCCGCGAGCTGAGCTTCGACACCGCTGCCACGGCGGACGAGGTCCGCTCCCAGGTCTCCGCGGCACTCGAGCAGAGCGCCTCGCACCTGAGCTTCGCCGACGTGAAGGGCAACTCCTACATCGTGCCGACCGCGAACCTCGCCTACATCGAGCTGGGCACCGAGGAGTCGCGTCGCGTGGGCTTCGTCGCCTGA
- a CDS encoding ATP-dependent helicase, with product MLSDAAQRAVITAPPTASGVVIGAPGTGKTRTLVDRVVQLLEVEGLRPEEVLALTPSRQAATALRDRIGVRIGQATPGPLARSLGSFAFQLVRGAMVREGAEPPALLTGADQDRIIAELLAGDVEDGRISWPPALSEPVRASKGFRSELRAFLAECTELGANPAELRATGDAVWTAAADFVEEYRTVLDALRSAHRDAADLLGEAAGILRTADAATFGALAPLRVVLIDDAQELTRGGIGVVRALLDRGIAVQAFGDPDISSGAFRGASPELFAQLTGALGAVHVLDGAHRQRPLLTALTRTVTQAIGVSGRVEHRRAPAPAAEDDEAEVSTFLAPSPYEEFDRIAGVMRDWHLRAGIPWERMAVIAHDTRQVTALETELAAREIPTRAAGVQRPLGSEGIVRDIVGIVRLALTPDEERTVQAWEEALRTPFGGMDAIALRRLRARLRHLELGQGGSTPARELLRAAMSAPATLTLIDAPESRTAERFAETVAGVACAAAGGETIHDLLWRIWEQARAVDGRRLHVAWREISLLPTGAETARSLDALVALFDAAKRFVERTPNERPEVFVRDILDSEVPEDTLSSPERPGTVTLLTPATALGTEFDAVVVAGVQDGVWPNVRLRGGLLQTWRLADALTAARSGLPAEVPDVLDRRRAALHDELRLFVRAISRARHRLLITAVDDDDLTPSAFFGFLPAPQPSERHPSAEHPLTLRGLVARYRRVLTTAHSEPAQREAAAQLAVLAREGVPGAHPHDWYGVTAPSTAAPLRDLAANGARVSPSAVESYEECGLNWVVSALGGDTVMPPTAGIGTIVHEAMERVPDGDLERMREIVEEHWPELDFETAWIGRKERRRADLFIDRLHSYLGEVRRDGGRILGSEVEFRFAVDVSGETAEPTVHPVGEDRGHRAIVHGYIDRVEAYPPGAGEHGPARGRGWQSMSGGPEGTTVVVDLKTGKTDPESDGGVVDHAQLAAYQIAVQEGLVPGAAPGSLGGARLVIVSKTLAKSDYRVAHQHALDAEARSQFLNRVAEVARGMSAASFTAQVEAHCADTQRRVHPCRIHTVPAVSA from the coding sequence ATGTTGTCGGATGCCGCCCAGCGAGCCGTGATCACGGCGCCGCCGACCGCGTCCGGCGTCGTGATCGGCGCCCCCGGCACGGGTAAGACGCGCACGCTCGTCGACCGGGTCGTGCAGCTCCTCGAGGTCGAGGGACTGCGGCCGGAGGAGGTGCTGGCGCTCACCCCGAGCCGGCAGGCGGCCACCGCGCTGCGCGACCGCATCGGCGTGCGCATCGGCCAGGCGACGCCGGGGCCACTGGCCCGCTCGCTCGGGTCGTTCGCGTTCCAGCTGGTCCGCGGGGCGATGGTCCGCGAAGGGGCCGAGCCGCCGGCGCTGCTCACCGGCGCCGACCAGGATCGCATCATCGCCGAGCTGCTGGCGGGCGACGTCGAAGACGGCCGGATCTCCTGGCCCCCGGCGCTCAGCGAGCCGGTCCGCGCCTCGAAGGGCTTCCGCTCCGAACTCCGCGCCTTCCTCGCGGAGTGCACGGAGCTGGGGGCGAACCCGGCGGAACTGCGTGCCACCGGCGATGCGGTCTGGACAGCGGCCGCCGACTTCGTGGAGGAGTACCGCACCGTGCTCGACGCCTTGCGGTCCGCCCACCGCGACGCCGCCGACCTCCTGGGTGAGGCGGCGGGGATCCTCCGTACGGCGGACGCCGCGACGTTCGGAGCGCTGGCACCACTGCGCGTGGTGCTCATCGACGACGCCCAGGAGCTGACGCGCGGCGGGATCGGCGTGGTGCGCGCGCTCCTCGACCGCGGCATCGCCGTGCAGGCCTTCGGCGACCCCGACATCTCCTCCGGTGCCTTTCGCGGGGCCAGTCCCGAGCTGTTCGCGCAGCTCACCGGCGCGCTCGGCGCCGTGCACGTGCTCGACGGCGCGCACCGCCAGCGCCCCCTGCTGACCGCGCTGACGCGCACGGTGACGCAGGCGATCGGGGTGTCCGGACGGGTCGAGCACCGGCGGGCGCCGGCACCGGCGGCGGAGGACGACGAGGCCGAGGTGTCGACGTTCCTCGCCCCGTCCCCCTACGAGGAGTTCGACCGGATCGCCGGGGTCATGCGCGACTGGCATCTCCGGGCCGGAATCCCCTGGGAGCGGATGGCGGTCATCGCCCATGACACCCGTCAGGTCACAGCCCTCGAGACCGAGCTCGCCGCGCGCGAGATCCCGACGAGGGCCGCGGGGGTGCAGCGCCCGCTCGGCAGCGAGGGGATCGTGCGCGACATCGTCGGCATCGTGCGGCTCGCGTTGACCCCGGACGAAGAGCGCACGGTGCAGGCCTGGGAGGAGGCGCTGCGCACACCCTTCGGCGGCATGGACGCGATCGCGCTCCGTCGGCTGCGCGCGCGGCTCCGTCACCTCGAACTCGGCCAGGGCGGGTCGACTCCGGCGCGCGAGCTCCTGCGCGCGGCGATGTCGGCACCGGCCACCCTCACCCTCATCGATGCACCGGAGTCACGGACTGCCGAGCGCTTCGCCGAGACCGTAGCGGGCGTCGCCTGTGCCGCGGCGGGGGGAGAGACGATCCATGACCTCCTGTGGCGCATCTGGGAGCAGGCCAGGGCCGTCGACGGGCGGCGGCTGCACGTCGCGTGGCGGGAGATCTCGCTGCTGCCCACCGGCGCCGAGACGGCACGGTCGCTCGACGCCCTCGTGGCCCTCTTCGACGCGGCCAAGCGCTTCGTCGAGCGCACCCCGAACGAGCGCCCCGAGGTCTTCGTGCGCGACATCCTCGACAGCGAGGTGCCGGAAGACACGCTGTCGTCGCCCGAGCGGCCGGGCACGGTCACGCTGCTCACGCCGGCCACCGCGCTCGGGACGGAGTTCGACGCCGTGGTCGTCGCCGGGGTCCAGGACGGCGTCTGGCCCAACGTGCGACTGCGCGGCGGGCTCCTGCAGACCTGGCGGCTGGCGGACGCGCTGACCGCGGCTCGCTCCGGCCTGCCGGCCGAGGTGCCGGACGTCCTCGACCGGCGTCGCGCCGCGCTCCACGACGAGCTGCGGCTGTTCGTACGGGCGATCTCGCGCGCCCGCCACCGGCTGCTCATCACCGCCGTCGACGACGACGATCTGACGCCCAGCGCCTTCTTCGGCTTCCTTCCCGCGCCGCAGCCGTCCGAGCGCCATCCCTCCGCAGAGCACCCCCTCACTTTGCGTGGGCTGGTCGCGCGGTACCGCCGGGTGCTCACCACGGCCCACTCCGAACCGGCGCAGCGCGAGGCCGCCGCCCAGCTCGCCGTCCTGGCGAGGGAGGGGGTGCCGGGAGCGCATCCGCACGACTGGTACGGGGTCACGGCGCCGTCGACGGCCGCGCCGCTGCGCGATCTCGCCGCGAACGGAGCACGGGTGTCGCCCTCGGCCGTGGAGTCGTACGAGGAGTGCGGGCTCAACTGGGTCGTCTCGGCCCTCGGAGGCGATACGGTCATGCCGCCGACGGCCGGTATCGGCACGATCGTCCACGAGGCGATGGAGCGCGTACCGGACGGCGACCTCGAGCGCATGCGCGAGATCGTCGAGGAGCACTGGCCGGAGCTCGACTTCGAGACGGCGTGGATCGGTCGCAAGGAGCGTCGTCGCGCCGACCTGTTCATCGACCGGTTGCACAGCTACCTCGGCGAGGTGAGGCGAGACGGCGGTCGCATCCTCGGCAGCGAGGTGGAGTTCCGGTTCGCCGTCGACGTGTCCGGCGAGACCGCCGAGCCGACCGTGCACCCGGTGGGAGAGGACCGCGGTCATCGTGCCATCGTGCACGGCTACATCGACCGGGTCGAGGCGTACCCGCCCGGGGCGGGCGAGCACGGCCCGGCCCGAGGACGCGGCTGGCAGTCGATGTCCGGCGGGCCGGAGGGGACCACGGTGGTCGTCGACCTCAAGACCGGGAAGACCGATCCGGAGTCGGACGGCGGCGTGGTCGATCATGCCCAGCTCGCGGCCTATCAGATCGCGGTGCAGGAGGGCCTCGTGCCGGGGGCCGCGCCGGGCTCGCTCGGGGGCGCACGTCTCGTCATCGTCTCGAAGACGCTGGCCAAGAGCGACTACCGCGTCGCGCACCAGCACGCGCTGGACGCCGAGGCGCGGTCGCAGTTCCTGAACCGGGTCGCCGAGGTCGCCCGCGGCATGTCGGCGGCGAGCTTCACGGCTCAGGTCGAGGCGCACTGCGCGGACACGCAGCGCCGGGTGCATCCCTGCCGGATCCACACCGTGCCGGCGGTGAGCGCGTGA